TTTGCCGATCCAGACTTGGCCCGCGGGCTGTTCGCCGAGATCGAGCGGTCGCTCACCAGCCGATGGGCGATCATGGAGGTTTGTGGGGGTCAGACCCACTCGATCATCCGCAACGGCATCGACCAGCTGCTGCCCGACGGTATCGAGCTGATCCACGGCCCGGGATGCCCGGTTTGTGTGACCCCGCTCGAAACCATCGACAGGGCGCTGGCGATTGCGTCGATGCCAGACGTGGTCTTCTGCTCGTTCGGCGACATGTTGCGCGTGCCCGGAAGCGACCGCGACCTGTTCTCGGTGCGGGCCAGGGGTGGTGACGTGAGGGTCGTCTATTCGCCGCTCGATGCCGTGCGTATCGCGGAGGACGAACCGCACAAGCAGGTGGTGTTCTTCGGAGTTGGCTTCGAAACGACGGCGCCCGCCAACGCCATGGCGGTGTTCCAGGCTCACCAGCTGGGCTTGCGCAACTTCTCGATGCTGGTCAGCCATGTCCTGGTGCCACCCGCCATCGAGGCCCTGATGACCTCGGGAACCTCCAGGGTCGACGGGTTCCTGGCCGCCGGACACGTGTGCACCGTCATGGGTACGGGGCAATACGAACCCCTTGCGCGCCGATTCGGTGTGCCGATCGTCGTCACCGGCTTCGAGCCGCTCGATGTGCTCGAGGGCATCAGGCGCACCGTCTTGCAGCTCGAGCGGGGTGTTGGCGAGGTCGAGAACGCCTACCCCAGGGCGGTCAAACCCGAAGGCAATCCGCCGGCGCGGGCACTGCTCGACCGGGTGTTCCAGGTGTGCGACCGCCAGTGGAGAGGCATCGGCATGATCCCGCAGTCGGGCTGGAAGCTCGCAGCGGAGTTCACCGACTTCGACGCCGAGCTGCGCTTCGACGTCGGCAACCTGCACGTCGCCGAGCCCGACCAGTGCCGGGCCGGAGAGGTGCTGCAGGGCCTGATCAAGCCCGACCAGTGTGAGGCCTTCGGAACAACCTGCACTCCGCGCAACCCGATGGGCGCCACGATGGTGTCTAGCGAAGGGGCGTGTGCCGCCTACTTCCAGTACCGCCGATTCGAGACACCAGTGGCAATCGGCGATGCCTGATCGGCCCCCCGCACACCTGGCAACGGCAGCCGATATCGAGGGGTGGTCGTGCCCGATGCCGCTGCGCGAACAAGAGCGCATCGTCCTCGGACACGGTGGCGGCGGCAAGCTGTCGGCCGAGCTGATCGAGCACCTCTTCCTGCCCGCTTTCGGACCAGCCGCAGCTTCGGCCACGCCGACAGACGCAGCCGTCCTGGGGCTTGACTTGGGGCCCGGTGAGCGACTTGCCTTCACCACCGACAGCTATGTGGTGCAGCCGCTGTTCTTCCCCGGCGGCAACATCGGCGAGCTCGCCGTCAACGGCACCGTCAACGATCTGGCGATGGCCGGCGCCCGCCCGGTCGCCCTGTCGACGGGCTTCATCCTCGAGGAGGGGCTCGAACTAGACACGCTGGGAAACATCGCTGTTGCCATGGGTCGGGCCGCCCAGCGGGCCGGAGTGTCGCTGTCGACCGGCGACACCAAGGTGGTCGACAAGGGTCATGGCGATGGGGTCTACATCAACACCTCGGGTGTTGGTGTGGTGCCCGCCGGTGTCGACATCTCGCCCCGGCACATCACGCCTGGCGATTCGATCGTGGTGTCTGGCCCCATCGGTGCCCACGGCGTTGCGGTGCTGAGTGTGCGCGAGGGGCTCGAATTCGGCACCGAGATCAGGTCGGACACAGCCCCGCTGAACCACATGGTCGCCGATATGTTGAACGAATGTCCCGACGTTCACGCCATGCGCGACTGCACCAGGGGAGGCCTCGCTGCCAGCTTGTGTGAGCTGGCCGAAACCGCCGACGTGGGAATCGAGTTCGACGAGCGCGGTTCCGGTTCCCGAAGCCGTGCGCGCTGCCTGCGGCTTTCTGGGACTCGATCCGCTGCACGTCGCCAACGAGGGCACCATGGTGTTGTTCGTGCCCTCCGACCGCGCCGAGCTGGTGGTCGAGGTGATGCGCAGGCACCCGGCGGGCGCCGGGGCCGTTCGCATCGGTTCTGTTGTGGACGCTCATCGCGGCTTGGTTGCAGCCCGCACCGCGCTGGGGGCCACCCGGGTGGTCGACAGGCACCTGGGCGAACAACTTCCCCGCATCTGCTGAAGCGAGTAAACCCGCGTGCGGTTCAGTCGGTCTGCAACACCAGCTGGGCGTCGATTTCGATGTCTATCTGGTTCGACAGCATCACCCCGCCCGACGACAAGGGCACCTGGAAGTCGATGCCGAACTCGGTGCGATCGATCGATCCGCTGGCCTTGAAACCGGCGTGTGTGGCACCACTGAAGGGGTTCTCTGCGACACCGTTGAACTCGGCCGCCAGGGTGAGGGGCTTCTCGACGCCGCGCACGGTGAGGGATCCGACGGCCTCGTAGCCCGAGCCGGTGTCGACGATCTGGTCGGCTTTGAACACCATCTGCGGGTGGGTGTCGGCGTCGAACAGGTCTGAGCCCGCCTTGACGTGGGCGTCGCGGTTGGGGTCACCGGTGTCGAGCGACGCCATCTCGATGGTGGCATTCAAACTGGTGTCGGCGAGCGATTCGCCGACCACCAACGAGGCCTCGAACTCGCTGAACCGGCCGCGGATGCGGCTGATGGCCAGGTGTCTGACCGAGAACCCCACGGTGGTGTGGGCGTGGTCGGCGATCAAGGTACCCGAAGACAGCGGAAGGGTCATTTGCAGGCTCGTTTCTGTCGGTGTGACGCGGCTCTCAAGATAGCGCCGTGCGCGATCGGACCGTCGGGCCCGCGACGGTCATGTAGAGCTTGGCCAGCTCGTCGGGAAGTGACTCGACATCACCTATCACCATGTAGCGGCGGGCCGGAAACATCACCCTCAGATAGTCGTGGCCGGCGGGGTCGATCGTCACGCAGAACGTGTCGACTCCCATGGCCGAGGCCTCCTCGACGGCCTTGGCGGTGTCGTGCAGGCCATAGGTCTTGTCGCCGCGGGTTGGGCCGTAGTCGATGTCTTGCGGATAGCCGTCGGAGATCACGAACAGCAGCCTCGTGCGGGCCTGAACGGCGGCCAGCTTGGCGGCCGCGTGCCTGACGGCGGGGCCCATACGCGTGTACCGGATGGGCTCGAGCCCGGCGAGCGCGGCCCACGTGTGTACCGAGGCCCGTTCGTCGAACTCCTTGCCGACACGAAACTCGACGTCGAGCCGACCGTTGCCCGAGAAGCCGTAGACCGCGTGCTGGTCGCCCAGCTGGTCGAGGGCGTCACACATGAGGGCCACCGCGTCCTTGGCCACATCGATGACCCTGCGCACTGGGTCGGTATCGGGCGTGTCGGCCACGAAGTACGGATTGAGAACGAAATCGTCGTCGTCCTCGTCGGATGCGACGTAGGGCTCGGGTTCGACCGTGGGCGCGCTGGTAGAGGCGCTGAGGTCGATCAGGAAGGCGGTGGCGACCTCTCGCGCAACGCGGTCGCGTCTGATGTTCACCCGGTCGTCGACGGCCACACCGGTGCGTCGGTCGACGATGGCCTCGATCGCTGCGTCCAGGTCGAGCTCGTCTCCGTCGTCGCGTTTGTATACCCGCAGCCGATCCTCGGGCCGCAACAGCCCGAACTGGCGGCGGATGCGTCGCCCCAGGTCGGCGTGGCGTCTGCGCACCTGGCCGGCGAAGTCGTGATCGTCGCCTTCGACGCGGCGTTCGACGACGCGGCACCACGAAGGTTTGTATGCGCGGGCCAGATGATCCCACTCGTCGTACAGATAGGTGCGGTCGTGGTCGCCGATGTCGGCCGGTTTGGCGACGAACGCCGCAGACGACGGTGTGGGGTTTGTCGCCGCTTGAAGCTGTTCGATCTCGGCGCTGATCGATATCGGCGCCGACTGAACCAGGCCCTGGAGGTCGTCGCTTTGCGAGTCGGCCTCTACGTCGAGGGGTGGGGTCGATAGGTTGCTCCCCTCGAACTCGAGTTCTTCGCCCTCGCCGGGCGACTCGGCGTCGGGGTCGTCGCCCATCGACACCAGCGGCTCACCGTCGTAGAAGCGCTGTGGGGGTTCACCCAACAGTTCGCTGACGATCGTTGCTGCGATATGCGCGGAGTCGTCGAGGGTTGCTCGGGCGTCTGCCAGGGGCCCTATCTGGTCGTGCAGCCATCGGGCGGTGCCAATGTCGACCGCATCGCACGCCGTCACCACCTCATCGATGGTTCCATCCAGGCACAGGATCTGCACCGCGGCGGCTATTCCGTGGGGGCCGGCGACAGCGGATAACGCTTGCAGCAGCGCCGAACGCCCCAGCGACAGGGCGCGGCTGGTTTCGTCGGTGGCCCCGGGGTAGCGCCGTCGCGTTTCCCACACAACGCGCAGGTGCTCCAGCATCGTCGCCAGCGCGGCCGCTGCTGCGGGGTTCGGCGATTCGATGACCAGCCGGTGGTGCTGCACGGCCAGCGGGTCGGGCGCCGTGGGCACGGGCCCGAAAGTGCCGAACTCGACCATCGCCAGCTGATGCAGCACCTGGGCCCGAAACATCAGGCGCTGTTGGTGGTCGCCATCGGCCAGGGCGGCCTCGGGAGGCAACTCGACCACCGCCGGGTCGGGAAGGCTCAGATCCCAGGGCCAGCCGGTGTGCTGTTCGTCCCGGGCCTCTATCCGAACGGTGTGACCGGCCAGACCCTCGGCAAACAGACCCAGAGATCTGTGGACGTCTGACAGCCTGAGTGTCATCGCCTCAGGGGAAGACGACGTCGACGATGTCGGCCACCGCCTGCTGAACATCGGCGTCGTCGCTGACAGCTGACACCAGCGCGGCCTGACAGGCCCGCCTGGGGTCTACCCCGCCCGCGATGAGTTGGGCTGCATACACCAGCAGCCTGGTGCTGACCCCCTCCTCGAAGCCGTGCTCGCGCAGGTTGCGGGTCTTGGCCCCGATGTGTGCCAGGCGTTCGCTGATCTGCGGGTCGACACCCGTCTCTCCGGCGACGATCTGGGCCTCGGTGTCGGCCGGGGGATAGTCGAATTCGAGGCTCACGAACCGTTGACGCGTCGAGGGCTTGAGGTCTTTGACGATGCTCTGATAGC
Above is a genomic segment from Acidimicrobiales bacterium containing:
- the hypD gene encoding hydrogenase formation protein HypD, with the protein product MKYLDDFADPDLARGLFAEIERSLTSRWAIMEVCGGQTHSIIRNGIDQLLPDGIELIHGPGCPVCVTPLETIDRALAIASMPDVVFCSFGDMLRVPGSDRDLFSVRARGGDVRVVYSPLDAVRIAEDEPHKQVVFFGVGFETTAPANAMAVFQAHQLGLRNFSMLVSHVLVPPAIEALMTSGTSRVDGFLAAGHVCTVMGTGQYEPLARRFGVPIVVTGFEPLDVLEGIRRTVLQLERGVGEVENAYPRAVKPEGNPPARALLDRVFQVCDRQWRGIGMIPQSGWKLAAEFTDFDAELRFDVGNLHVAEPDQCRAGEVLQGLIKPDQCEAFGTTCTPRNPMGATMVSSEGACAAYFQYRRFETPVAIGDA
- a CDS encoding AIR synthase-related protein; its protein translation is MSWPKPPTWESSSTSAVPVPEAVRAACGFLGLDPLHVANEGTMVLFVPSDRAELVVEVMRRHPAGAGAVRIGSVVDAHRGLVAARTALGATRVVDRHLGEQLPRIC
- a CDS encoding YceI family protein translates to MTLPLSSGTLIADHAHTTVGFSVRHLAISRIRGRFSEFEASLVVGESLADTSLNATIEMASLDTGDPNRDAHVKAGSDLFDADTHPQMVFKADQIVDTGSGYEAVGSLTVRGVEKPLTLAAEFNGVAENPFSGATHAGFKASGSIDRTEFGIDFQVPLSSGGVMLSNQIDIEIDAQLVLQTD